A stretch of DNA from Alicyclobacillus acidocaldarius subsp. acidocaldarius Tc-4-1:
GGACCCGCCGCCGATTTCATATCCGTTCAGCACCATGTCGTACGCCTGCGCACGCACCCGGCCGGGATCGGTGTCGAGCAGCGGAATATCTTCCTCCTGCGGCATGGTGAACGGATGGTGTTCCGCCACCCAGCGCTTTTCCTCCTCGTCCCACGAGAGGAGCGGGAAATCCGTCACCCACAGGAACCGGTACTGCGACTCGTCGACGAGGCCCAGCTCCTGTCCGAGGTGCAGCCGGAGCGCGCCCATGGCCGGCAGCACCGTATCTCGCGGCCCGGCGCCGATGAGCACCAGATCGCCCACTTTGGCGCCGGCGCGCTCGGCGATTCGGCGAAAGTCGTCGTCCGTGAAGAACTTCGCGATGGACGACTTGAACCCGTCCTCTTGCACCGCGACGTACGCGAGCCCGCCAAGGCCGTACGGCTTGACGAACGCGACGAGATCGTCCGTCTGCTTGCGGCTGTAGGAGGCGCAGCCGGGCGCCACGAGCGCCTTAATGACCCCGCCTTTCTCCAGGACGTCTGCGAAGACGCGGAAGCTCGTGCCCGCGAAGAGATCGGCGAGATCCGCCATCTCCATGCCGAAGCGGAGATCCGGCTTGTCCGACCCGTACTTGTCCATGGCCTCCTGGTATGGCAGGCGCAGAAACGGCCGCGGCACCTCGATGCCCGCCACTTCCTTGAAGACGGAGGCCATCATGTCCTCCATCATCGACATGAGTTCGTCCTTCGGGAGAAACGACGTCTCGATGTCGAGCTGGGTGAACTCGGGTTGCCGATCCGCCCGCAGGTCCTCGTCGCGGAAGCAGCGCGCCACCTGATAGTACCGCTCAAAGCCCGCGACCATGAGCAGCTGCTTGAAGATCTGCGGCGACTGCGGCAGGGCGTAGAACTCCCCGGGCTGCAGGCGGCTCGGAACCAGGTAATCGCGCGCGCCCTCCGGCGTGGACTTGGTCAACATGGGCGTCTCAATCTCGAGAAAGCCGTGATCGTCGAGATACCGGCGAAACGCCCGGACGGCCTGGTGGCGAAGCGCGAAGATGCGCTGCATCTCCGGGCGGCGGAGATCGAGGTATCGATAGCGGAGCTTCACGGGTTCCTCGACCTGGATGCCGTCCTCGATGTAAAACGGCGGCGTCTTGGCCGCGCTCTCGATGCGCGCGCCTTTCACCACGACCTCAATCTCGCCCGTCTCGATCTTCGGATTGACAGTATCGGGATCGCGCCTCTCCACGGTGCCATCCACGACGATCACGTACTCGCTTCGCAGCCGGTCCGCGATCTCCATCGCCTCATCGGACGTGCCGCGGCCGCGATCGAACACGAGCTGCACGATCCCGGTGCGATCGCGCAGATCGACAAACACGACGCTGCCGAGATCGCGCCGGCGCTGCACCCAGCCGGCGAGGCGCACCTCGGACTTGGGTTCTACGCGCACTGTGTCGGCCACCCAGTGGGTGCGCCAGCGCGATGCCACGACTTGCTTCTCCTCCACCACTTATGCCCATCCTCCTTCGCGAATCCGATCCGCCAACTGCCCAAACGGCACGTCGCGCTGCTCACCGGTCGCCAGGTGCTTGACGGTGGCAGCTCCCTTGGCGAGCTCGCTCTCGCCGATCACGACGGCGAAGTTCGCCCCAAGGCGGTCCGCCTGTTTAAACTGCGACTTGAGGCTGCGACCCTGGTAGTCGCGATCGCATCGAATGCCGAGCCGCCTGAGCGACGTGAGGACCGCCATGGCGGTGTGCTCGGCGGTTTCGTCCGCGACGCAGATGAACGCGTCGAGCGGCGGTCTCTCGCCCAGTGACACGCCCTGCGCCTCGAGCACGGCAAGGACGCGGTCCATCCCCGCGGCGAAGCCAATCCCTGGCACGTCGGGTCCGCCGAGTTCCGCGACCAGCCGGTTATAGCGCCCGCCACCGAGCACGGTCGAGAAGTTCGGAACGGTGATCTCCCACGCCGTCCGCGTGTAGTAATCCAGGCCGCGGACGAGCGACTTCTCGAGGCGGTAGGGCACGTCCATGGCCCGGAGGTACCCTTCCACCGCGTCGAGGTGCTTGCGGCAATCGTCACACAGCTCGTCGACGATGTACGGCACGTTCGCTTCGCGCAAAACCTGTTGGCACGACTCGTTCTTGCAGTCGAACAAGCGAAGCGGGTTCTTCTCGAGGCGCACCTGGCAGTCCGCGCACAGTTCCTCCTTGTGCGGCAACAGGCGCTCGATCATCTTCTCGCGGTGACGAGGCCGGCAGACGCTGCAGCCCACGGAATTCAGTTCCACGGTCATGTCGCGCATGCCGACCTTTTTCAGAAGCGAATAGCCGAGCTCGATCACCTCGGCGTCGATGGCCGGCAACTCGGACCCGAGCACCTCCACACCCACCTGATGGAGTTGGCGCAGCCGGCCTCGCTGCGGCTTCTCATAGCGGAACATCGGCCCTAGGTAATACACCTTGGTCAATCCGCCTTGGCCGTACAGCTTGTTTTCCACGTAAGCTCGCACGACGCCGGCCGTTCCTTCCGGGCGCAGGGTCACGCTCCGCCCGCCGCGGTCCAGAAAGGTGTACATCTCCTTGGACACGATGTCCGTGGTCTCGCCCACGCCACGCTCGAACAGCTCCGTGTGTTCGAAGATGGGTGTGCGGATCTCCTCGTAGTTCGCTCGTTCGAATACGTCCCGCACGACTGCCTCAAGCGCCTGCCACGCCTCCACGGCGCCCGGCAAAATGTCCTGCGTGCCTCTCGGCCGCCGAATCTCCACGCGCGCTCCCTCCTTTTTCTGTCCGCCGAAGGGGATCCCATGCGCGGTTCCGTCTGTCTGCGCGAAAAAGCGCCCTTTCGTCGATGCCGATCCACATCGGCAGGGACGAAAGAGCGCTTCCGCGGTGCCACCCTGCTTGAACCTTGTTGGGTTCCCCTCTTCGGCGTAACGCGCCGTCCACGCGCGCCCACCGTGTGACACGGCAAGCGCGATATCCGAAGCCGTCTTTCCAAACGCAGGCTGGAGTCGCTTGCAGCCACGGCGCACTCTCTCTGGAACAGCCCAAACCGCTTGTACTCTGCTTCTTCATCTACGATGGCGATATCCAACATGTCGCATGGTGCTATCGCGAATTATAAGGAAGGCGCAAACGGTGTGTCAAATCGCTCAAGGCGACCCAACCCCAACATTCATCACCGATGGTACGGCTTATCTGGCGAGGATTTCTCCGTCGGGATCCCGCGTTCCAGGCCGAGCGCCCGCACCTCCTGCGCATTGCCAACCGCCATGTGCATCTGTTGCATCGATCTTCGCGCCACGTCAAGGGGCGACAGCCGCATGATCCATCTCCTCCGCAGGCCTTTTCCCTACGATGCCCCGTGAGCGCACCGACGATGCCATCGCCGCTTCCCTTGACGGCGCCTCGCGCAGTTGAAACAATGGTGCGCGAAGGAGGAACGTGGCATGGAACGACCGCAATCCGAAGTTTGGTTCAAACGAGCTGAACAGGTCATCTTGGGTGGCGTAAACAGTCCGTCGCGATCGTACAAATCCGTGGGCGGAGGCACGCCCGTGGTCATGGTCCGCGGCGAAGGGCCTTACCTGTACGACGTGGACGGCAACCGCTACATCGACTACCTCGCCGGCTACGGCCCGTCCATCCTCGGCCACGCGCATCCAGCCATCACGCGCGCAATTCAGGAAGCGGCGGAGGACGGTGTGCTCTACGGCACCCCCACCCCATACGAGGTAGAGTTTGCGGAGATGCTGCGCGCCGCCATCCCGGACCTTGAGCGCATTCGATTTGTCAACTCCGGGACGGAGGCCGTGATGACCACGGTCCGCGTCGCGCGCGCTTACACGGGGCGTACGAAGGTGCTGAAGTTCGCCGGATGTTACCATGGCCATTCCGACGCGATGCTCGTGGCGGCTGGGAGCGGCCCCTCGTCCATCGGCGTGCCGGACAGCGCGGGCGTCACGCGCAACGTCGCAAGTGAGATGGTCACCGTCCCCTTCAACCATCGCGACGCATTGAAGGAAGCGCTCGCCGCGCACGGCCCGGAACTCGCAGCCGTGCTCGTCGAGCCCATTGTGGGCAATTTCGGCATTGTGCCGCCCGTGGACGACCGGTACTTGGCCGACGTGATTGATCTCGCCCATGAAGTCGGGGCGCTCGTCATCTTCGACGAGGTGATCACGGCATTTCGCTTTCACTACGGAAGCGCGGCGCAGCTGTACGGCGTGCATCCAGACCTGTACGTGCTCGGCAAGATCATCGGCGGAGGATTGCCCATCGGCGCCTACGGCGGACGGCGGGACATCATGGAACAGGTGGCGCCGCTCGGGCCAGCGTACCAGGCCGGCACAATGGCCGGCAACCCGCTCTCGATGCGCACCGGCATGGCGTGCCTGCGCGTGCTGTCCGATCCTCGGCTGTACGACGAAATGGCGCGCCGCGCGGCGTTTCTCGTGGACGTGGCCGAGTCGGCGGCCCGCGCAAACGGGGTGGACATCGTCGTCAACCGCGTCGGTGGCGCGTTCACCATCTATTTTGGCCGCGAACCGGTGCGCGATTACGACGCGGCCACGAGAACAGACAGCCGACGATTCGCGCGCTTCTTCCACCTGCTGTCCGATCGCGGCATCCTCATCGCGCCGTCCAAATATGAGGCCTGGTTTGTCTCGGCGGTGCACAGCGACGCCGACATCGAGGAGACAGCGGAGGCTCTCGAGGCGGTATTTCGCGATCTCGCGCGGGAAGTGTAAAGCTTAGCGGCGAGAGGGCAGGCTGCGTCTACGCACGAGCAGGAAGGCGCCGAGCGCTGACGCGGCCGACATGGCCGCCCAAAGCGCGAAGCGCACAGACGGCGGGAGCGCGTTCGGATGGAGCGCGGCGAGAGGAAACGCAAAGTACGCGATGGAGACAAAGGCGAGCGCCCACGGTTCGACGCGCGACGTCAGGCGCACCGCGACCAGCAGAAACAGGGCGGCGGCGATCGTGAGGCAAGCGGTCCACCACGCGGCGCGCGTGAACGCCCAGTCCGTGAGCAGCATGCCGATGGCGGGCACGAGCGTCCCCTGAAACACCATGGCGCCTGTGATGTTGCCGACCGCGAGGCCGTCCTTTCCATCTCGCATCCAGACGACGCTGTTCAGCGTCTCGGGCAATTCTGTCGCAAGGGGAATGATGAGGGCGGAAAGGAGAAACGTGGGCATTTGCATCTGCGCCGCGAGGGTTTCGACGCCCTTCGTGAGCAGATGTGCGCCGCCCACCACGAGGACAAGCGCGACAGCGAGCTGGAGAAGAACCGCGACCGAGGCCGGCTGGCCGCCGCGAAGGTTCAGGTACAGAGGTCTCAGGTCGGACGCGGACCCTGTCGTTGTGCCATCTCGCAAGTGCGCGCCAACGAACACGGCGTACCACGTGACAAGCAGACACACGACCGACACCTTGACCGCCGGCACTGGCCACGCCGCGGGCGCGAGAGAAAGCGAAAAACCGACGAGGAAAAAGGCGAGATCGCGCAGAAAGGCCCGACTGCTGACCCCCATTCCATGCGGATGCCGGCCTGCGCGAAACAGCGCAGCAGCGAGCGCGAGGACCAGGCCGCCCAGAGTCACCAAGAGAAAAGGCGCTCCCAGAATCCCTCCCATGCCAACCTGCTGCGCATCGTGCCCGCCGCCGAGCACCATCGCCGTCATGGGGACCGCTGTCTCGGGCAAGGCGGTTCCAAGGGCCGCGAGCACGCTCCCTACTGCCCCCTCGCCCAGGCCGAGCTTGACGCCGAGCCACTCCACGGCGTTGGTGAAGAGCTCCGCGCCGAACAACACCATGCAGAGCCCGAAGGCCATCCCGACGGCCGTCACCTCGTCCACCCCCACGCGCACAGGTCCTTACACCTGTACGCGCATCCCGCCCTCGCTATGACAAGCACCCACCGACGAGTCCCGCTCTCACTGGTATTGCTTCTCGGTGCCACTCACGAAGGGCAACCACGAGAACCACTGCGGCCTGAGCCGCCAGAGGCTCGGGATCAACAGGATGGCGATCACGGCCGCGTAAAACTCCACAAATGGCACCCACGCATGAGGTCTCGCGGACACCACACCCAGGAACGCAGCTTCGACGTAGAGGGGATCCAGCGCGTAGAAAAAGTGGGACCACACGAGCGCCGAGTAGTCGATGGGATTCTGTTCGTACAGCGATTTCAGCCCGTAGCCGAGCGCCCCGAAGATCACCGTCATGAGGCCCACGCTGCCGTACGCAAACACCGTGCTCCACGTGGACCGGAGCGCGATGGTCGAAAACAGCACACAGACCGCTGAGATGACCACAATGGTCACCAGTTGAAACCCGAGCACGGACGCGACCTGGGCCGGGACAGCACCGCCATACAGGAACACAAGGCTGTACACGGGCAAGGTCAGCACCACGAGCAGCACCAACAGCGCGCTCGAAGACACGACCTTCCCAAACAGGATGCCAAAAGGGCCGACCGGCGTGGTCAGAAGGACCGCCAGCGTCTTTCGTTCGCGTTCGCCGCTCACCGAGCCGGACGCAAAAGCCGGCGCCAAAAACACCACCACCACCATCTGCAAGAGGCTGACCAGGGCAAAGACCTGCTGACTCTTCGTGGGCTGGACCAAATACAGTTGCCCCTGCACGTTTTCATACAGAAGAAACACGGTAAGCGCACTCATCGCAAACAGATACGCCGTGATGACGAGCGGCGCCCGAATGGTGCGCATGCGCTGGCGGAACTCCTTGAGGAGCAAGGGGTTCAAGTGCACCCTCACGACATCACCCCCTCCTGGATGGCGGCGAGGCGCAAAAACAGCTGCTCGATGTCCGTCGGTTGCTCGCGGAACTGCGTGATGAGAAACCCTTCTGCGACGAGACGGCTCAAAAGCTCCGCCTGTTGCGCCAACGTGCCCGCGTAGAGCACCTCCCACCCGGGCGAAACCGGGCGAACCTCGGCGACGTGCGGATCAGCAAAGAGCGCCTTGACGAAGCGATCGCCGAGATCGCGGCCGTCGATCACAATGGTGCGGTAGGCGCTCGAATGCTGGACCATGACCTGAACCGCGGCCACGGCCACGAGCTCGCCCCGCAGCAGAATGCCCACCTCGTCGGCCACCTCGGCCAGCTCGTTAAGAATGTGCGTGCTGATGATCACGGTCTTGCCCAACTCGCGAAGCCCTGCGAGCACCGCCCGCATCTCGAGCCGCGACTTCGGATCGAGGCCGCTCGACGGCTCGTCCAAAATGAGCACGTCCGGATCGTGCATCAGGCAACGGGCGACCTCGAGGCGCTGCTGCATCCCGCGCGACAGGTGATTGACGTAGACGTCCCGCTTGTCCGCGAGGCGAACCCGTTCCAAGAGTTCGTCCGCTCGACGCGAGATGGTCCGCCGGTCTACGCCGTAGCACTGGGCGAAGAAACGCAGGTATTCCATCACGGTCAGGTCGTCGTACACGCCGAACGCGTCCGGCATGTAGCCGATGGCTCGGCGGACCGCCTGCGGTTCCCTCGTCACCTCGTGGCCGCAGACATAAGCCCGCCCAGACGATGGCAACGTCAGCGTCGCGAGCATCGACAACGCCGTCGTTTTCCCAGCCCCATTTTCGCCCACGAGCCCGAAGATGACTCCACGCTCGATGTTGAGATTGAGGTTATTCACCGCGAGCGTCTTGCCATACCGCTTGGTGAGATTTTGCGTGAGAATCACGATCCCGCCTCCACCACCGGCATCACCGGTGCGTACTCGCGCACGAGCACCAGCGTCTTCTCGCTCGCCAGCGCGCGCGGATTGGATGGCGCCGACAACTCGGGAAGGCCGCGATTGGCCGTGGCGAGCACAAGCGCTGTCGCAGAGCTCGGACGCCATCCAGCAGCCAAACCGGACAAATAGGCCCCGAGCGTCCGACCCAATCCGTGCGTGAGTTGGCGATTGTACACTCCATAGTCGGAGATCCAGGACGAGGTCGCCACCTCCTGGCTCGCGTTGAGCGATCTCATCTGGCCCGGCGCGAGCGTACCCACCTTGACCAGCATCCCGTTGTATACCACGGCCACATCGGTCAGCGTCATCTGCGTCTCATTCGTCACCGTGCCGAACAGAAGCCCATAGGCTTCCTTCAAATTGCATTGGATCCGACCGGCGCCTGCGGCGAACCCGGACGCGAACACATAGCGCACGTGCCAGCGCGGCACATCGGTCAGCGAAACCGAGGTAGCATCGCCGCCGTGCTCCACCAGGGCGTTGGCGACAGGTTGATTATCGCTCTGCAGCGTCAAGACGTCGTCCGAAGGCGGCAGCCGAAGCACGTCATTCCCGCTGTCCGGCGACATGATGGCGAGCGCTCCGTACTCGAATGCGCGCCCGTCCCCGAAGAGCTCCATCACGCCGACGCCGTTCATCAGGAGTCCCGCAGGCCGCGACGAACCGCCGAGTGCGAAAATGCCCACCGTAGTGAGGCCGCTCAAAGCAGGCAGAATGACCCACGCGAGCGTCGCCCGGCGAACGCGCCGCAGCACGTAAAACGTGACCGGCCCCGCCGCCAGCAAATAGCCCAGCAGAACCAGCGCAAACGTGGACAGCCCCGGCATGCGCAGCGGCTCGAGCGCGTCACCCACGCTCGTCAAGTTGAGGCCACCCGTTGGGCGAAGCAGGCCCGAGACAGCCGCATCCGCGGCCTGCGCCAGACCGGCGTCGTGAAACAGGGCCGTCCACATCTGCGCGTTCCCCGGCCAAGCCAACAGAT
This window harbors:
- the aspS gene encoding aspartate--tRNA ligase codes for the protein MVEEKQVVASRWRTHWVADTVRVEPKSEVRLAGWVQRRRDLGSVVFVDLRDRTGIVQLVFDRGRGTSDEAMEIADRLRSEYVIVVDGTVERRDPDTVNPKIETGEIEVVVKGARIESAAKTPPFYIEDGIQVEEPVKLRYRYLDLRRPEMQRIFALRHQAVRAFRRYLDDHGFLEIETPMLTKSTPEGARDYLVPSRLQPGEFYALPQSPQIFKQLLMVAGFERYYQVARCFRDEDLRADRQPEFTQLDIETSFLPKDELMSMMEDMMASVFKEVAGIEVPRPFLRLPYQEAMDKYGSDKPDLRFGMEMADLADLFAGTSFRVFADVLEKGGVIKALVAPGCASYSRKQTDDLVAFVKPYGLGGLAYVAVQEDGFKSSIAKFFTDDDFRRIAERAGAKVGDLVLIGAGPRDTVLPAMGALRLHLGQELGLVDESQYRFLWVTDFPLLSWDEEEKRWVAEHHPFTMPQEEDIPLLDTDPGRVRAQAYDMVLNGYEIGGGSMRIYRRDVQEKMFAALGFSREEAQEKFGFLLNAFEYGTPPHGGIAFGLDRIVMLLTGAKSLRDVIAFPKTASGTDLMVGAPSEVSEAQLEVLHLRIRKTKD
- the hisS gene encoding histidine--tRNA ligase, coding for MEIRRPRGTQDILPGAVEAWQALEAVVRDVFERANYEEIRTPIFEHTELFERGVGETTDIVSKEMYTFLDRGGRSVTLRPEGTAGVVRAYVENKLYGQGGLTKVYYLGPMFRYEKPQRGRLRQLHQVGVEVLGSELPAIDAEVIELGYSLLKKVGMRDMTVELNSVGCSVCRPRHREKMIERLLPHKEELCADCQVRLEKNPLRLFDCKNESCQQVLREANVPYIVDELCDDCRKHLDAVEGYLRAMDVPYRLEKSLVRGLDYYTRTAWEITVPNFSTVLGGGRYNRLVAELGGPDVPGIGFAAGMDRVLAVLEAQGVSLGERPPLDAFICVADETAEHTAMAVLTSLRRLGIRCDRDYQGRSLKSQFKQADRLGANFAVVIGESELAKGAATVKHLATGEQRDVPFGQLADRIREGGWA
- a CDS encoding glutamate-1-semialdehyde 2,1-aminomutase; protein product: MERPQSEVWFKRAEQVILGGVNSPSRSYKSVGGGTPVVMVRGEGPYLYDVDGNRYIDYLAGYGPSILGHAHPAITRAIQEAAEDGVLYGTPTPYEVEFAEMLRAAIPDLERIRFVNSGTEAVMTTVRVARAYTGRTKVLKFAGCYHGHSDAMLVAAGSGPSSIGVPDSAGVTRNVASEMVTVPFNHRDALKEALAAHGPELAAVLVEPIVGNFGIVPPVDDRYLADVIDLAHEVGALVIFDEVITAFRFHYGSAAQLYGVHPDLYVLGKIIGGGLPIGAYGGRRDIMEQVAPLGPAYQAGTMAGNPLSMRTGMACLRVLSDPRLYDEMARRAAFLVDVAESAARANGVDIVVNRVGGAFTIYFGREPVRDYDAATRTDSRRFARFFHLLSDRGILIAPSKYEAWFVSAVHSDADIEETAEALEAVFRDLAREV
- a CDS encoding sodium:calcium antiporter; the protein is MRVGVDEVTAVGMAFGLCMVLFGAELFTNAVEWLGVKLGLGEGAVGSVLAALGTALPETAVPMTAMVLGGGHDAQQVGMGGILGAPFLLVTLGGLVLALAAALFRAGRHPHGMGVSSRAFLRDLAFFLVGFSLSLAPAAWPVPAVKVSVVCLLVTWYAVFVGAHLRDGTTTGSASDLRPLYLNLRGGQPASVAVLLQLAVALVLVVGGAHLLTKGVETLAAQMQMPTFLLSALIIPLATELPETLNSVVWMRDGKDGLAVGNITGAMVFQGTLVPAIGMLLTDWAFTRAAWWTACLTIAAALFLLVAVRLTSRVEPWALAFVSIAYFAFPLAALHPNALPPSVRFALWAAMSAASALGAFLLVRRRSLPSRR
- a CDS encoding ABC transporter permease, with the translated sequence MRVHLNPLLLKEFRQRMRTIRAPLVITAYLFAMSALTVFLLYENVQGQLYLVQPTKSQQVFALVSLLQMVVVVFLAPAFASGSVSGERERKTLAVLLTTPVGPFGILFGKVVSSSALLVLLVVLTLPVYSLVFLYGGAVPAQVASVLGFQLVTIVVISAVCVLFSTIALRSTWSTVFAYGSVGLMTVIFGALGYGLKSLYEQNPIDYSALVWSHFFYALDPLYVEAAFLGVVSARPHAWVPFVEFYAAVIAILLIPSLWRLRPQWFSWLPFVSGTEKQYQ
- a CDS encoding ABC transporter ATP-binding protein — its product is MILTQNLTKRYGKTLAVNNLNLNIERGVIFGLVGENGAGKTTALSMLATLTLPSSGRAYVCGHEVTREPQAVRRAIGYMPDAFGVYDDLTVMEYLRFFAQCYGVDRRTISRRADELLERVRLADKRDVYVNHLSRGMQQRLEVARCLMHDPDVLILDEPSSGLDPKSRLEMRAVLAGLRELGKTVIISTHILNELAEVADEVGILLRGELVAVAAVQVMVQHSSAYRTIVIDGRDLGDRFVKALFADPHVAEVRPVSPGWEVLYAGTLAQQAELLSRLVAEGFLITQFREQPTDIEQLFLRLAAIQEGVMS